The sequence AAGCGGTGGGATATACCGAGAAGGCTAGCAATGAAATATCAAAGAATGGAGCTGTAAGCCTTATTGAGGGCCATTTAAAAAATAGCTGGAAACAGATGTACTCGGGTGAGATCTTCAGTAAAGCAAAGCTTAATTTCTTACCCTTACAGCCGGAAGATTTGTTGAAAACAATATCTTTATCTTTTGAGTCTACGTCCGGTGCTATTGCATCGATGGAAAGATTGAGCGACGGTCAGAGATCACTTCTACACATCTCAATTATCCAAGCAGTCCATGAAATGGAGTCAAAAACCCTCCAGAATATGGAAAACAGACGTCATTTTAATCAGAAAAGGCTCAAGAGGCCCATATACACCATGCTTGCTTTAGAGGAGCCGGAAAATCATCTTGCGCCTCACTATCTTGGGCGCATAGTTAAATCCATGACAAAGCTTGCTAAAAAGACCAATGCTCAGGTTGCGGTTACTACACACTCACCTAGTTTGGTTGGTAGGATTGAACCTAAACAAATTCGACATTTCCGGCGAGAGAAACAATCGCTCAATACGATTGTTTCTAAAATAGACCTACCAGATCCAGGCGATGAGCAATATAAATTTGTTGCTGGTGCGGTCAAGGCATACCCAGAGATCTACTTCGCCCGGTTAGTTGTTTTGGGGGAAGGTGAGAGTGAGCAAATCGTCATTCCAAAACTATTATCACACTGTGGCGTTGATATAGACGATAGCTTTATCAGTGTTGCTCCATTAGGGGGCAGGCATGTAAACCATTTCTGGCGGTTATTAGAAGGACTAAATATCCCTTATGTCACATTGCTTGACTTGGACTACGGCAGAAATGGTGGCGGCTGGGGTCGAATTGATTACGTTCTCCAACAACAAAAGTTGAGGGGTATAGAACCACAAATAACACCCCATTCTGATTTTGATGATCCCTCAATGAATCCGATGGAATGTATATATAACGATTACAATAAAACAGCTTTGGAGATACTGAGTGGGCAAGGAGTGTTTTTCTCTACTCCTTTGGATTTGGACTACTCAATGCAAGTAGCGTTTCCAGAATATTATGATGTAAAGCTTGATGGGGAGAAAGGACCAAGGACAAAACCTTGGGGTGATTTAAAGTCTGCAGTTTTGAAGCCTAGTTACTCGAAAGCTATAGCTGAGGCCTTTTATAACGAACAAAATGATGCCGCACGATTCAATTGGTACAACTATCGTTTTCTAGGTAGCAAAGGAAAACCGGTCTCCCATATTCATGCTCTTGAAGAAATTGATTTTGAATCGGAAAACAACAAAAACAAGATCCCTCATAGCTTTAAAGAGATGATAAAGCATATTACTCGTGAAGTATCTTCTTTACCGGAGTAAGCGATATGATTGACACTTGGGTTCCCAAAGATGGTCTGATATTTGATGATAAATCACTTGAAATCATTCAAAGCAATGCCAATTTGGCTGTTTGGGCTGGTCCTGGAGCGGGCAAAACTGAAATTTTAGCGCAGAAAGCCTGTTTTCTATTAGAGACGGAACTTTGTGAATGGCCATTTAATATTTTATCGATCTCTCGTAAAAGGGAAGCGGCTTCGAATCTTAAAGAACGTGTGCAACTGCGGTGTGGGAATGAATTGTCTGAGAGATTTCACTCCTTCACAATTGAGGCTTTTACAAAAAGTATCGTGGATAGGTTTATGTGCGTATTACCAAAGCACAGACAACCAAGTTCAGACTATGAGATAGTGAGTGGGAGTTCCAACTTCCCCAAGAGTTTGAACTTCGACCATATAACGTCAATCGCCCTTGAAATCTGTAATACATCTAGTGACCTGTTGACTTCACTTCGGGTTGCATATAAGTATGTTTTTATCGATGAATTTCAGGATTTAAATGGTGTCCAATACGAATTTGTAAAAGCGCTGTTTTGTCACTCGGAAAGTGTTGTTACGGTTGTCGGTGACTCTAAGCAGGCGATTATGAAGTTTGCTAAAGCGTTGCCTGATGGGTTCTGCCGATTCGAGCGTGATTTTAATGCTGGGCTGGAAGTTATTTATTCGAATTTTAGAGCGACTCCCGAGCTTAAGGCATACTTAAATTGCTTGGGTTCTTTGTGGTGGCCAATTAATGATAAGAGTTCAAACCCTCAAACGAAAGTCACCGAGCTTAATTCAAACGACTACGCAATGCTTGTGTATCATGATGAAGGGCAAGAAGCGGAACAATTGGCCCAGAGGATTGCTCAGTGGGTCAATGAAGATGGTATTAAACCCCATGATATTGCGGTGCTTTTTCGAATCAATTCCAATAACAACTATGGTCGATACATAAGTAATGCATTGCTTAATCATGGTATTTTGAGCTTTGACGAAACTGCTATGCAAGACCACCTCTCAGAGCCTTTGGGAAAGATTGTTGTCTCATTCCTAACACTAATTACGAGAACGAGAGATATTTCCTCTTGGGAGTGCCTGAGAGATCTTTATCTCTATAGCCACCCTAGGTACGACCGCTATGAGGACTACGAACTAACCACTCTCTTATACTATACATCTAATGTAAGAGACATTTTGCAAGATAAGGCATTTGGTGCTGATCAAATCCGAGAAGTTACTAATCAATTCATCGATGAGTTTTTTTGTGAATGCCTCGGCCATGCATGGAGTCAGTACGGACAAAAGGCTTTTGTCACAAAAACTGTTTATGGGGTTCTTAGTGAGTTGGAAAAAGCAAGACTGAAGACTGCTTCATGGGCTGATGCTGTTGATTTGATTTCTGGTGTTAATGCTGTCCGAATGATGACAATTCATAAGAGCAAGGGGGCTGAGTTCGAAGCTGTTATCTTGTTGGGGTTTGAAGACTTTCCATTCTTTCGATTCGGTATGAGTAACAGCAAGCTTGATGAAGAGCGCTCTACAGTTTTTGTTGCACTATCAAGGGCAAAGTCGAGGCTGTTAGTTTCAAGCGCAAAAAGAAGACAACATACTGGGCCTTCATCTTATGCCCACATACGTAATATTATGGGTGATATTGTCAAGTTAGGGATGGTTGGGCAGAGAGTAACTATTCCTGAATAGGTTTAGCTGTCAGATCAAGTCTAAATTAGTACAGTGAATGAGTGATTTTGGCCACTCAATTAGGTTTTCAATACCCCAAGTAATCCGTTAAATGCTAATTTAGTAAAATGGCTGACAAGGTTCTGTCCAAAAGCGAGTTACGGAGGCTCTTATACGAGTGTTATACCGATGGTCAAGGAAAATCATATATGCCTAGCGAGTAGTGAGCTGTGCGAGCGTCAGGAGTGGCTTTATTATTTTACTTTACCATCATTCCCCTAAATACCCTTTTAGTGCAGGGTGATGGTTTCACGCAGTGAGGCCATCGCCTTACAAAGCCTTCTGGAAAGAAATTTTATAGAGCAGTCGTTTTTAATTTGCTACTATTTTTGTAAAGAATAATGGAGGTAATTTTGAACAGAATTCATCCATTAAAGCACTAGGTTTACAAATCTT is a genomic window of Vibrio sp. FE10 containing:
- a CDS encoding ATP-dependent nuclease gives rise to the protein MKLSKVRISNFQCFSKKPTEIEFEEDLTALIGLNGSGKTSTLHALSRMFGVTESTRKVLVDDFHCSSSSDSRAEELFIEAWFEFPELQGGDDLTAVASAFNQMCFNSEGDGKTMLRIRLEAELTIDDVSPEGIVNESVYFVLSDRDDFEARDKRDLRRSDRNNIQVHYIPASRNPFREISSSTKILLGRLLDAIQWDKGPDGELQKAVGYTEKASNEISKNGAVSLIEGHLKNSWKQMYSGEIFSKAKLNFLPLQPEDLLKTISLSFESTSGAIASMERLSDGQRSLLHISIIQAVHEMESKTLQNMENRRHFNQKRLKRPIYTMLALEEPENHLAPHYLGRIVKSMTKLAKKTNAQVAVTTHSPSLVGRIEPKQIRHFRREKQSLNTIVSKIDLPDPGDEQYKFVAGAVKAYPEIYFARLVVLGEGESEQIVIPKLLSHCGVDIDDSFISVAPLGGRHVNHFWRLLEGLNIPYVTLLDLDYGRNGGGWGRIDYVLQQQKLRGIEPQITPHSDFDDPSMNPMECIYNDYNKTALEILSGQGVFFSTPLDLDYSMQVAFPEYYDVKLDGEKGPRTKPWGDLKSAVLKPSYSKAIAEAFYNEQNDAARFNWYNYRFLGSKGKPVSHIHALEEIDFESENNKNKIPHSFKEMIKHITREVSSLPE
- a CDS encoding UvrD-helicase domain-containing protein; its protein translation is MIDTWVPKDGLIFDDKSLEIIQSNANLAVWAGPGAGKTEILAQKACFLLETELCEWPFNILSISRKREAASNLKERVQLRCGNELSERFHSFTIEAFTKSIVDRFMCVLPKHRQPSSDYEIVSGSSNFPKSLNFDHITSIALEICNTSSDLLTSLRVAYKYVFIDEFQDLNGVQYEFVKALFCHSESVVTVVGDSKQAIMKFAKALPDGFCRFERDFNAGLEVIYSNFRATPELKAYLNCLGSLWWPINDKSSNPQTKVTELNSNDYAMLVYHDEGQEAEQLAQRIAQWVNEDGIKPHDIAVLFRINSNNNYGRYISNALLNHGILSFDETAMQDHLSEPLGKIVVSFLTLITRTRDISSWECLRDLYLYSHPRYDRYEDYELTTLLYYTSNVRDILQDKAFGADQIREVTNQFIDEFFCECLGHAWSQYGQKAFVTKTVYGVLSELEKARLKTASWADAVDLISGVNAVRMMTIHKSKGAEFEAVILLGFEDFPFFRFGMSNSKLDEERSTVFVALSRAKSRLLVSSAKRRQHTGPSSYAHIRNIMGDIVKLGMVGQRVTIPE